From a region of the Vanessa atalanta chromosome 13, ilVanAtal1.2, whole genome shotgun sequence genome:
- the LOC125068405 gene encoding transcription factor 15-like isoform X1, translated as METYTNFQISEESWEQLYSVIPFQNNTETVPATKQRCQANARERDRTQNSVNMAFNALRLLIPTEPPDRKLSKIEILRLAGSYITHLDNQLYTGETEQPCLMKSDEYNTSMCTFCWSSTKKTNHR; from the exons ATGGAAACATATACGAATTTTCAGATTAGTGAAGAAAGTTGGGAACAGTTATATTCAGTGATaccttttcaaaataacacaGAAACAGTGCCGGCTACGAAACAACGGTGTCAAGCAAATGCAAGGGAACGAGATAGAACGCAgaa CAGCGTCAACATGGCGTTCAACGCGTTGAGACTCCTAATACCTACGGAACCGCCCGACCGCAAACTCAGCAAAATCGAGATATTACGCCTCGCTGGCAGCTACATCACACACCTGGACAATCAACTTTATACTG gAGAAACGGAACAACCATGTCTAATGAAGAGCGATGAGTATAACACCTCGATGTGCACATTTTGCTGGTCCTCGACTAAAAAGAc aaATCATCGCTGA
- the LOC125068445 gene encoding integrin alpha-PS1 isoform X2, protein MATKNTRSSVLLLCILHCVTSFNLEPRIPVIKFGEPGSYFGFSVAEHLTIDVNNKTKSWLLVGAPLGQNLQPNTTKSGALWKCSVSTSPGDCEQIVTDGKRSLDSFHLTEPHPDEIKDGQWLGVSVRSQGAGKKAVVCAHRYIRKSGESQFGQGLCYTLSNDLQLIDVWEPCRGRSVQREHEEFGFCQVGTSSSLLEDDTLVLGSPGPYTWRGTIFTQDTNDDLLERDHVVYMAPVEDGVSPVEKYSYLGMSVSGASFFGSEASYAAGAPRAHGTGQVVLFSKPKIDDWTRNDVDILNLIFILNGEQFGSSFGYEVAAADVNGDGLPDLLVGAPFYFSRDAGGAVYLYINEKHNLPQQYSLKLTGKPESQFGIAIANTGDLNKDGCDDVAIGSPYEDNGVVYIHMGDRKQGLKTKPEQIIKAESLPILMKTFGYSLSGGMDLDANGYPDLLVGAYENSSVALIRTKPIIDIKTSIRPSNTIINIDPTIQGCQKDPTSNYTCFHFQACCIIKSLVRSVQSNTHELNYVIEAETFPGGRKYSRVFFDSDKSNIVNKTIHLGKDVEDCREHVVYLKNNTRDIQTPIKFQVTYKIVHIQPQYSNVGALPNIDDYPVLNATARTSFNANFLNDCGQDGICVSDLVVSPVLLLPKTKDGKAYALTLGQEEEIKLSINVDNYQESAYEAQLFVQHHASLHYIAANITGKHMICTSLNKTTVSCLLENPFKRQPEGNPPITMRFDARTLEDNEPSVIFSVWANSTSKELKPDKKPVQVEALVIKNAELSIKGAARPEQVFYGGEVKGESAMTYFDDIGTRVIHTYQVFNEGPWRVSSVQVVISWPHQVASENSQGKWLLYPEDVPTVDGEGYQSNGECFISESEINPLKITPRPGVAEPYLENLEMDPFLTSGKLSVSSNEKEHNSTRITNHIVGYNSGAENKMRRKRESDIVKAEAYTDKDGQRKHVVNMNCQKKTAKCIQFQCVIYRLGRMQATTITVKARLWNSTLVEDYPRVSHVNIASTAYIHILDDYNIHQNKNQDDSTTVVTVAYPDLKISEPSEVPLWVIIVSVIVGLIVLVLLIIALWKLGFFKRSRPDPTLSGNLEKNNHESSPFIGRDRNSIR, encoded by the exons gctgcttgtTGGTGCTCCTCTTGGCCAGAATCTACAACCAAACACAACGAAGTCAGGTGCGCTTTGGAAATGCAGTGTAAGCACTTCACCCGGCGACTGCGAACAAATCGTAACCGACGGAAAGAGAA GTCTTGATTCCTTCCATTTGACTGAGCCGCATCCCGACGAGATCAAGGACGGTCAGTGGCTGGGAGTTTCCGTAAGAAGCCAGGGAGCGGGTAAAAAAGCGGTTGTTTGTGCTCACAG ATATATACGCAAATCCGGGGAGTCACAATTTGGTCAAGGGCTCTGTTATACGCTAAGTAACGACCTCCAGTTGATCGATGTGTGGGAGCCATGCCGAGGTCGCTCTGTACAAAG AGAACACGAAGAATTTGGTTTTTGTCAAGTTGGAACGAGCAGTTCACTTCTTGAAGATGATACCTTAGTCCTGGGCAGTCCTGGTCCTTACACGTGGAGAGGCACTATATTCACTCAAGATACCAACGATGATTTGTTGGAAAGAGACCATGTCGTGTATATGGCGCCAGTCGAAGACGGTGTCAGTCCTGTTGAAAAGTACAGTTATCTTG GCATGTCGGTATCAGGCGCCAGTTTCTTCGGGTCTGAAGCTTCTTACGCGGCGGGCGCACCCAGAGCTCATGGAACTGGACAAGTCGTGTTATTCAGTAAACCTAAAATTGATGACTGGACTCGCAACGATGTCGATatccttaatttaattttcattcttaACGGCGAGCAGTTCGGCTCCAGTTTTGGATATGAAGTCGCAGCCGCTGACGTTAATGGCGATGG GTTACCAGATCTTTTGGTTGGAGCGCCATTTTATTTCTCCCGAGATGCTGGCGGTGctgtttacttatatattaatgaaaaacataaCCTGCCTCAACagtatagtttaaaattaactgGCAAACCCGAATCCCAGTTTGGTATTGCTATTGCCAATACAGGGGACTTAAATAAAGATGGCTGTGATGACGTAGCAATAGGAAGTCCGTATGAAGACAACGGCGTGGTCTATATTCACATGGGTGACAGAAAACAGGGCTTAAAAACAAAACCTGAACAAATTATAAAGGCGGAATCGTTACCGATATTAATGAAGACTTTTGGTTATTCTCTTTCTGGCGGAATGGATCTTGACGCTAATGGTTATCCGGATTTACTAGTTGGTGCTTATGAAAAT aGTAGCGTCGCTCTTATTCGGACAAAACCAATAATCGATATAAAAACTTCTATCCGTCCATCAAACACAATCATAAATATCGATCCAACGATCCAAGGTTGCCAAAAAGACCCGACATCGAATTACACGTGCTTTCATTTTCAAGcatgttgtattattaaatcTCTCGTGAGATCTGTTCAAAGCAACACTCACGAATTGAATTACGTCATCGAAGCAGAAACCTTCCCTGGCGGTCGAAAGTATTCCAGAGTTTTCTTTGACTCTGATAAAtcgaatattgtaaataaaactatacaccTCGGCAAAGACGTAGAAGACTGCAGAGAGCATGtcgtttacttaaaaaataatactagagATATACAAACACCAATcaaa TTTCAAGTCACTTATAAGATAGTCCACATTCAGCCTCAATACTCAAATGTGGGTGCCCTTCCAAACATTGATGACTATCCAGTATTAAATGCTACAGCCAGAACATCTTTTAACGCAAATTTCCTAAACGACTGTGGTCAAGATGGCATTTGTGTTAGCGACTTAGTCGTATCGCCAGTGCTGCTGTTAccgaaaa CTAAAGATGGTAAGGCATACGCTCTTACACTGGGCCAAGAGGAAGAAATCAAACTTTCGATAAATGTTGATAACTATCAAGAATCAGCTTACGAAGCGCAATTATTTGTGCAGCATCATGCCAGTTTGCATTATATTGCCGCTAATATCACT GGCAAGCACATGATTTGTACCAGCCTTAACAAAACAACGGTGTCTTGTTTACTAGAGAATCCGTTTAAAAGGCAGCCAGAAGGAAACCCGCCGATTACTATGAGGTTCGACGCCAGAACATTAGAAGACAATGAACCTTCTGTAATCTTCTCCGTTTGGGCAAATTCTACGTCCAAAGAGCTCAAACCTGATAAAAAGCCTGTTCAAGTTGAAGCACTAGTAATCAAAAATGCTGAATTATCGATTAAAGG AGCGGCGCGGCCTGAGCAAGTGTTCTATGGAGGCGAAGTGAAGGGAGAATCCGCCATGACTTACTTTGATGATATCGGCACGAGAGTAATACACACATATCag gtATTTAACGAGGGTCCTTGGCGAGTCTCATCCGTGCAAGTGGTCATATCTTGGCCTCATCAAGTTGCATCCGAAAATTCACAAGGAAAATGGCTATTGTACCCCGAAGATGTACCTACTGTCGATGGAGAAGGAT atcaaAGCAATGGAGAATGTTTTATATCCGAGTCTGAAATAAATCCTCTAAAAATAACGCCTCGTCCAGGAGTAGCTGAACCTTACCTTGAAAATCTTGAAATGGATCCTTTCCTTACATCTGGCAAGCTAAGCGTTAGTTCGAACGAAAAGGAACACAATTCAACGAGAATAACCAATCACATCGTCGGTTACAATAGTGGGGCTGAAAATAAGATGCGCCGTAAGAGAGAAAGTGACATTGTGAAAGCTGAAGCTTATACCGACAAGGATGGTCAAAGAAAGCATGTTGTTAATATG aacTGCCAAAAGAAGACTGCAAAGTGTATTCAATTCCAATGCGTGATATATCGTCTAGGCCGCATGCAGGCCACCACCATCACCGTCAAAGCTCGTCTGTGGAACTCCACACTCGTTGAAGACTATCCTAGAGTCAGCCACGTTAACATTGCTTCTACCGCATATATACACATCCTCGACGATTATAACATACACCAAAACAAGAACCAAGACGACTCAACAACg GTGGTCACCGTTGCTTATCCAGATTTGAAAATCAGTGAACCGTCAGAGGTTCCTTTGTGGGTGATTATTGTTTCTGTAATAGTTGGACTAATAGTTCTAGTGCTTCTTATAATTGCTCTTTGGAAACTCGGCTTCTTCAAGAGAAGTCGACCAGACCCGACATTGTCTGGtaatctagaaaaaaataaccACGAATCGAGCCCGTTCATTGGTCGCGACAGAAATAGTATTCGATAG
- the LOC125068445 gene encoding integrin alpha-PS1 isoform X1, with the protein MATKNTRSSVLLLCILHCVTSFNLEPRIPVIKFGEPGSYFGFSVAEHLTIDVNNKTKSWLLVGAPLGQNLQPNTTKSGALWKCSVSTSPGDCEQIVTDGKRTKYGKINTSLDSFHLTEPHPDEIKDGQWLGVSVRSQGAGKKAVVCAHRYIRKSGESQFGQGLCYTLSNDLQLIDVWEPCRGRSVQREHEEFGFCQVGTSSSLLEDDTLVLGSPGPYTWRGTIFTQDTNDDLLERDHVVYMAPVEDGVSPVEKYSYLGMSVSGASFFGSEASYAAGAPRAHGTGQVVLFSKPKIDDWTRNDVDILNLIFILNGEQFGSSFGYEVAAADVNGDGLPDLLVGAPFYFSRDAGGAVYLYINEKHNLPQQYSLKLTGKPESQFGIAIANTGDLNKDGCDDVAIGSPYEDNGVVYIHMGDRKQGLKTKPEQIIKAESLPILMKTFGYSLSGGMDLDANGYPDLLVGAYENSSVALIRTKPIIDIKTSIRPSNTIINIDPTIQGCQKDPTSNYTCFHFQACCIIKSLVRSVQSNTHELNYVIEAETFPGGRKYSRVFFDSDKSNIVNKTIHLGKDVEDCREHVVYLKNNTRDIQTPIKFQVTYKIVHIQPQYSNVGALPNIDDYPVLNATARTSFNANFLNDCGQDGICVSDLVVSPVLLLPKTKDGKAYALTLGQEEEIKLSINVDNYQESAYEAQLFVQHHASLHYIAANITGKHMICTSLNKTTVSCLLENPFKRQPEGNPPITMRFDARTLEDNEPSVIFSVWANSTSKELKPDKKPVQVEALVIKNAELSIKGAARPEQVFYGGEVKGESAMTYFDDIGTRVIHTYQVFNEGPWRVSSVQVVISWPHQVASENSQGKWLLYPEDVPTVDGEGYQSNGECFISESEINPLKITPRPGVAEPYLENLEMDPFLTSGKLSVSSNEKEHNSTRITNHIVGYNSGAENKMRRKRESDIVKAEAYTDKDGQRKHVVNMNCQKKTAKCIQFQCVIYRLGRMQATTITVKARLWNSTLVEDYPRVSHVNIASTAYIHILDDYNIHQNKNQDDSTTVVTVAYPDLKISEPSEVPLWVIIVSVIVGLIVLVLLIIALWKLGFFKRSRPDPTLSGNLEKNNHESSPFIGRDRNSIR; encoded by the exons gctgcttgtTGGTGCTCCTCTTGGCCAGAATCTACAACCAAACACAACGAAGTCAGGTGCGCTTTGGAAATGCAGTGTAAGCACTTCACCCGGCGACTGCGAACAAATCGTAACCGACGGAAAGAGAA CGAAGTACGGCAAGATAAATACGA GTCTTGATTCCTTCCATTTGACTGAGCCGCATCCCGACGAGATCAAGGACGGTCAGTGGCTGGGAGTTTCCGTAAGAAGCCAGGGAGCGGGTAAAAAAGCGGTTGTTTGTGCTCACAG ATATATACGCAAATCCGGGGAGTCACAATTTGGTCAAGGGCTCTGTTATACGCTAAGTAACGACCTCCAGTTGATCGATGTGTGGGAGCCATGCCGAGGTCGCTCTGTACAAAG AGAACACGAAGAATTTGGTTTTTGTCAAGTTGGAACGAGCAGTTCACTTCTTGAAGATGATACCTTAGTCCTGGGCAGTCCTGGTCCTTACACGTGGAGAGGCACTATATTCACTCAAGATACCAACGATGATTTGTTGGAAAGAGACCATGTCGTGTATATGGCGCCAGTCGAAGACGGTGTCAGTCCTGTTGAAAAGTACAGTTATCTTG GCATGTCGGTATCAGGCGCCAGTTTCTTCGGGTCTGAAGCTTCTTACGCGGCGGGCGCACCCAGAGCTCATGGAACTGGACAAGTCGTGTTATTCAGTAAACCTAAAATTGATGACTGGACTCGCAACGATGTCGATatccttaatttaattttcattcttaACGGCGAGCAGTTCGGCTCCAGTTTTGGATATGAAGTCGCAGCCGCTGACGTTAATGGCGATGG GTTACCAGATCTTTTGGTTGGAGCGCCATTTTATTTCTCCCGAGATGCTGGCGGTGctgtttacttatatattaatgaaaaacataaCCTGCCTCAACagtatagtttaaaattaactgGCAAACCCGAATCCCAGTTTGGTATTGCTATTGCCAATACAGGGGACTTAAATAAAGATGGCTGTGATGACGTAGCAATAGGAAGTCCGTATGAAGACAACGGCGTGGTCTATATTCACATGGGTGACAGAAAACAGGGCTTAAAAACAAAACCTGAACAAATTATAAAGGCGGAATCGTTACCGATATTAATGAAGACTTTTGGTTATTCTCTTTCTGGCGGAATGGATCTTGACGCTAATGGTTATCCGGATTTACTAGTTGGTGCTTATGAAAAT aGTAGCGTCGCTCTTATTCGGACAAAACCAATAATCGATATAAAAACTTCTATCCGTCCATCAAACACAATCATAAATATCGATCCAACGATCCAAGGTTGCCAAAAAGACCCGACATCGAATTACACGTGCTTTCATTTTCAAGcatgttgtattattaaatcTCTCGTGAGATCTGTTCAAAGCAACACTCACGAATTGAATTACGTCATCGAAGCAGAAACCTTCCCTGGCGGTCGAAAGTATTCCAGAGTTTTCTTTGACTCTGATAAAtcgaatattgtaaataaaactatacaccTCGGCAAAGACGTAGAAGACTGCAGAGAGCATGtcgtttacttaaaaaataatactagagATATACAAACACCAATcaaa TTTCAAGTCACTTATAAGATAGTCCACATTCAGCCTCAATACTCAAATGTGGGTGCCCTTCCAAACATTGATGACTATCCAGTATTAAATGCTACAGCCAGAACATCTTTTAACGCAAATTTCCTAAACGACTGTGGTCAAGATGGCATTTGTGTTAGCGACTTAGTCGTATCGCCAGTGCTGCTGTTAccgaaaa CTAAAGATGGTAAGGCATACGCTCTTACACTGGGCCAAGAGGAAGAAATCAAACTTTCGATAAATGTTGATAACTATCAAGAATCAGCTTACGAAGCGCAATTATTTGTGCAGCATCATGCCAGTTTGCATTATATTGCCGCTAATATCACT GGCAAGCACATGATTTGTACCAGCCTTAACAAAACAACGGTGTCTTGTTTACTAGAGAATCCGTTTAAAAGGCAGCCAGAAGGAAACCCGCCGATTACTATGAGGTTCGACGCCAGAACATTAGAAGACAATGAACCTTCTGTAATCTTCTCCGTTTGGGCAAATTCTACGTCCAAAGAGCTCAAACCTGATAAAAAGCCTGTTCAAGTTGAAGCACTAGTAATCAAAAATGCTGAATTATCGATTAAAGG AGCGGCGCGGCCTGAGCAAGTGTTCTATGGAGGCGAAGTGAAGGGAGAATCCGCCATGACTTACTTTGATGATATCGGCACGAGAGTAATACACACATATCag gtATTTAACGAGGGTCCTTGGCGAGTCTCATCCGTGCAAGTGGTCATATCTTGGCCTCATCAAGTTGCATCCGAAAATTCACAAGGAAAATGGCTATTGTACCCCGAAGATGTACCTACTGTCGATGGAGAAGGAT atcaaAGCAATGGAGAATGTTTTATATCCGAGTCTGAAATAAATCCTCTAAAAATAACGCCTCGTCCAGGAGTAGCTGAACCTTACCTTGAAAATCTTGAAATGGATCCTTTCCTTACATCTGGCAAGCTAAGCGTTAGTTCGAACGAAAAGGAACACAATTCAACGAGAATAACCAATCACATCGTCGGTTACAATAGTGGGGCTGAAAATAAGATGCGCCGTAAGAGAGAAAGTGACATTGTGAAAGCTGAAGCTTATACCGACAAGGATGGTCAAAGAAAGCATGTTGTTAATATG aacTGCCAAAAGAAGACTGCAAAGTGTATTCAATTCCAATGCGTGATATATCGTCTAGGCCGCATGCAGGCCACCACCATCACCGTCAAAGCTCGTCTGTGGAACTCCACACTCGTTGAAGACTATCCTAGAGTCAGCCACGTTAACATTGCTTCTACCGCATATATACACATCCTCGACGATTATAACATACACCAAAACAAGAACCAAGACGACTCAACAACg GTGGTCACCGTTGCTTATCCAGATTTGAAAATCAGTGAACCGTCAGAGGTTCCTTTGTGGGTGATTATTGTTTCTGTAATAGTTGGACTAATAGTTCTAGTGCTTCTTATAATTGCTCTTTGGAAACTCGGCTTCTTCAAGAGAAGTCGACCAGACCCGACATTGTCTGGtaatctagaaaaaaataaccACGAATCGAGCCCGTTCATTGGTCGCGACAGAAATAGTATTCGATAG
- the LOC125068405 gene encoding transcription factor 15-like isoform X2, with translation METYTNFQISEESWEQLYSVIPFQNNTETVPATKQRCQANARERDRTQNVNMAFNALRLLIPTEPPDRKLSKIEILRLAGSYITHLDNQLYTGETEQPCLMKSDEYNTSMCTFCWSSTKKTNHR, from the exons ATGGAAACATATACGAATTTTCAGATTAGTGAAGAAAGTTGGGAACAGTTATATTCAGTGATaccttttcaaaataacacaGAAACAGTGCCGGCTACGAAACAACGGTGTCAAGCAAATGCAAGGGAACGAGATAGAACGCAgaa CGTCAACATGGCGTTCAACGCGTTGAGACTCCTAATACCTACGGAACCGCCCGACCGCAAACTCAGCAAAATCGAGATATTACGCCTCGCTGGCAGCTACATCACACACCTGGACAATCAACTTTATACTG gAGAAACGGAACAACCATGTCTAATGAAGAGCGATGAGTATAACACCTCGATGTGCACATTTTGCTGGTCCTCGACTAAAAAGAc aaATCATCGCTGA